A genome region from Thermomonospora amylolytica includes the following:
- a CDS encoding inositol-3-phosphate synthase, whose amino-acid sequence MGSVRVAIVGVGNCAASLVQGVEYYKDADPATRVPGLMHVQFGDYHVGDIEFVAAFDVDAKKVGMDLSDAITASENNTIKICDVPPTGVIVQRGHTYDGLGEYYRQMVEESDAEPVDVVQALKDARADVLVSYLPVGSEEADRFYAQCALDAGVAFVNALPVFIASDPEWARKFTEAGVPIVGDDIKSQVGATITHRVMAKLFEDRGVELLRTYQLNFGGNMDFMNMLERNRLQSKKISKTQSVTSQIPREMGKSDVHIGPSDHVPWLDDRKWAYVRLEGKAFGDVPLNLEYKLEVWDSPNSAGVIIDAVRAAKIAKDRGIGGPILSASSYFMKSPPEQYSDDEAREAVEAFIRGEVDR is encoded by the coding sequence ATGGGTTCGGTGCGCGTAGCCATCGTCGGCGTGGGCAACTGCGCCGCTTCGCTCGTCCAAGGCGTCGAGTACTACAAGGACGCGGATCCGGCCACGCGGGTGCCCGGCCTGATGCACGTTCAGTTCGGCGACTACCACGTCGGCGACATCGAGTTCGTCGCCGCGTTCGACGTCGACGCCAAGAAGGTCGGCATGGACCTGTCCGACGCCATCACGGCGAGCGAGAACAACACCATCAAGATCTGCGACGTCCCGCCGACCGGCGTGATCGTGCAGCGCGGTCACACCTACGACGGGCTGGGCGAGTACTACCGCCAGATGGTGGAGGAGTCCGACGCCGAGCCGGTCGACGTGGTGCAGGCGCTGAAGGACGCGCGGGCCGACGTGCTGGTGTCGTACCTGCCGGTGGGCTCGGAGGAGGCCGACCGCTTCTACGCCCAGTGCGCGCTCGACGCCGGTGTGGCGTTCGTGAACGCGCTGCCGGTGTTCATCGCCTCCGACCCCGAGTGGGCGCGCAAGTTCACCGAGGCGGGCGTCCCGATCGTCGGCGACGACATCAAGTCGCAGGTCGGCGCGACCATCACGCACCGGGTGATGGCCAAGCTGTTCGAGGACCGCGGGGTCGAGCTGCTGCGCACGTACCAGCTCAACTTCGGCGGCAACATGGACTTCATGAACATGCTGGAGCGCAACCGGCTCCAGTCCAAGAAGATCTCCAAGACCCAGTCGGTCACCTCGCAGATCCCCCGCGAGATGGGCAAGAGCGACGTGCACATCGGCCCGTCCGACCACGTGCCGTGGCTGGACGACCGCAAGTGGGCCTACGTCCGGCTGGAGGGCAAGGCGTTCGGCGACGTCCCGCTGAACCTGGAGTACAAGCTGGAGGTCTGGGACTCCCCCAACTCCGCCGGTGTCATCATCGACGCGGTGCGCGCCGCCAAGATCGCCAAGGACCGCGGCATCGGCGGCCCGATCCTGTCGGCCAGCTCCTACTTCATGAAGTCCCCGCCGGAGCAGTACAGCGACGACGAGGCCCGCGAGGCCGTCGAGGCGTTCATCCGCGGCGAGGTCGACCGCTGA
- a CDS encoding dihydrofolate reductase family protein yields MPKLRAHNISVSLDGYMAGPGQGLENPLGVGGERLHTWAFQTRSAREMHGMSGGAEGLDDDFMKQGDAGIGATIMGRNMYGPVRGPWDAENEWKGWWGDNPPYHHPVFVLTHHPHPSITMEGGTTFHFVTEGIEVALERAFEAAGGADVRLGGGASTIQQYMRAGLLDELHFVIVPILLGGGERLFDNLDGGAEGYECTEFVSSPAVTHVRLTRTSK; encoded by the coding sequence ATGCCGAAGCTTCGTGCTCACAACATCTCGGTCTCCCTCGACGGGTACATGGCGGGTCCTGGGCAGGGGCTGGAGAACCCGCTCGGGGTCGGCGGGGAGAGGCTGCACACCTGGGCGTTCCAGACCCGCAGTGCGCGTGAGATGCACGGGATGTCCGGCGGGGCCGAGGGGCTGGACGACGACTTCATGAAGCAGGGCGATGCGGGGATCGGCGCGACCATCATGGGGCGCAACATGTACGGGCCGGTCCGGGGGCCGTGGGACGCCGAGAACGAGTGGAAGGGCTGGTGGGGGGACAACCCGCCGTACCACCACCCGGTGTTCGTGCTGACCCACCACCCGCACCCGTCGATCACGATGGAGGGCGGGACCACGTTCCACTTCGTGACCGAGGGGATCGAGGTCGCACTGGAACGGGCCTTCGAGGCGGCGGGCGGGGCGGACGTCCGGCTGGGCGGCGGGGCCTCGACGATCCAGCAGTACATGCGGGCGGGGTTGCTGGACGAGTTGCACTTCGTGATCGTCCCGATCCTGCTCGGCGGGGGCGAACGGCTCTTCGACAACCTGGACGGTGGTGCGGAGGGTTACGAGTGCACCGAGTTCGTCAGCTCGCCCGCCGTCACCCACGTCCGGCTGACCCGCACCTCCAAGTAG
- a CDS encoding sigma-70 family RNA polymerase sigma factor gives MTDAHSTVGAVWKLESARVVAGLTRMVHDVGLAEELAQDALVAALEQWPVQGVPDNPGAWLMAIAKRRAVDHIRRSRTLERKQEQLAHETHEVHEAAEAAEAAEAPERDDVLRLMFMSCHPVLPTEARVALTLRLVGGLTAQEIARAFLVSETVIARRIADAKRTLADNGVRFELPDGADLAARLSDVLGVIYLIFNEGYSATSGDDLMRPGLCLEARRLGGLLAELAPDEAEVHGLVALMEIQASREAARTGPSGEPVQLHEQNRGRWDPLLIRRGFTAMLRARDAGGPPGPYVLQAAIAVCHAQARRAEDTDWDQIAALYDALIRLLPTPVVRLNRAVAVGMARGPRAGLDLLDSLTADPALRDYHLLPGVRGDLLHRLGRYKEARREFQRAASLTRNAAERAFLERRAEEIETPETDGPTLGEAAEAFLARDDLDAQTIRSYGQTLRRLRLGLGDRTPLASLTADQVTKVFRTAWGDAAAKTWNRHRSAVRSFASWADLDDLAAGLERRAEVRAKPAALEPAYLDALWSRTDIPLRERTLWRLLQESAAPVRTVLSLNVEDLDLEDRRARTAKGAWVTWRSGTARLLPELLAGRTRGPVFLADRRPAPARMPAEADLCPETGRGRLSYERAEYLFKQATKSLDPTGDGHTLRSLRSRP, from the coding sequence GTGACGGACGCGCACAGCACCGTCGGCGCCGTGTGGAAGCTGGAGTCGGCCAGAGTGGTCGCCGGGCTCACCCGGATGGTCCACGACGTGGGGCTGGCCGAAGAGCTGGCCCAGGACGCCCTGGTGGCCGCGCTGGAGCAGTGGCCGGTCCAGGGCGTTCCCGACAATCCCGGCGCCTGGCTGATGGCGATCGCCAAGCGGCGGGCCGTCGACCACATCCGGCGTTCCCGCACGCTGGAACGCAAGCAGGAGCAACTCGCTCACGAGACCCACGAGGTCCACGAAGCCGCCGAGGCCGCCGAGGCCGCCGAGGCTCCCGAGCGGGACGATGTGCTGCGGCTGATGTTCATGTCCTGCCACCCCGTGCTGCCGACCGAGGCGCGGGTCGCGCTCACCCTCAGGCTCGTGGGCGGCCTCACCGCCCAGGAGATCGCCCGGGCGTTCCTGGTGAGCGAGACGGTGATCGCCCGGCGGATCGCCGACGCCAAGCGGACGCTGGCCGACAACGGGGTGCGGTTCGAGCTGCCGGACGGCGCGGACCTGGCCGCACGCCTGTCCGACGTGCTCGGGGTCATCTACCTGATCTTCAACGAGGGCTACTCGGCGACGTCCGGGGACGACCTGATGCGGCCGGGGCTGTGCCTGGAGGCGCGGCGGCTGGGCGGGCTGCTGGCCGAGCTGGCACCGGACGAGGCCGAGGTGCACGGCCTGGTCGCGCTGATGGAGATCCAGGCGTCCCGCGAGGCCGCCCGGACCGGACCGTCCGGCGAGCCCGTCCAGCTCCACGAGCAGAACCGGGGCCGCTGGGATCCGCTGCTGATCCGCCGCGGGTTCACCGCCATGCTGCGGGCGCGGGACGCCGGCGGACCGCCCGGCCCGTACGTGCTCCAGGCCGCGATCGCCGTGTGCCACGCCCAGGCGCGCCGCGCCGAGGACACCGACTGGGACCAGATCGCCGCCCTCTACGACGCGCTGATCAGGCTGCTCCCGACGCCGGTCGTCCGGCTCAACCGGGCCGTCGCGGTCGGCATGGCGCGCGGACCGCGGGCGGGCCTGGACCTGCTGGACTCGCTGACCGCCGACCCCGCGCTGCGGGACTACCACCTGCTGCCGGGCGTCCGCGGGGACCTGCTGCACAGGCTGGGCCGGTACAAGGAGGCACGCCGGGAGTTCCAGCGGGCCGCCTCGCTCACCCGGAACGCCGCCGAACGGGCCTTCCTGGAACGAAGAGCCGAGGAGATCGAGACCCCGGAGACCGACGGCCCCACGCTGGGGGAGGCCGCCGAGGCGTTCCTGGCCCGCGACGACCTGGACGCCCAGACGATCCGCTCGTACGGGCAGACCCTCCGCCGCCTCCGGCTCGGCCTCGGCGACCGGACCCCGCTGGCCTCACTGACCGCCGACCAGGTGACGAAGGTGTTCCGGACCGCGTGGGGCGACGCCGCCGCCAAGACCTGGAACCGTCACCGTTCGGCCGTCCGCTCGTTCGCCTCCTGGGCGGACCTGGACGACCTCGCCGCGGGTCTGGAACGTCGCGCCGAGGTCCGCGCCAAGCCCGCCGCGCTCGAGCCCGCCTACCTGGACGCCCTGTGGAGCCGCACCGACATTCCCCTGCGCGAACGCACCCTGTGGAGGCTCCTGCAGGAGTCCGCCGCGCCCGTACGCACCGTTCTCTCACTGAACGTCGAGGACCTGGACCTGGAGGACCGCCGCGCCCGCACCGCCAAAGGGGCCTGGGTGACCTGGCGTTCCGGCACGGCCCGCCTGCTCCCCGAACTGCTGGCGGGCCGTACCCGAGGGCCCGTGTTCCTCGCCGACCGGAGACCGGCCCCCGCCCGCATGCCCGCGGAGGCCGACCTCTGCCCCGAGACCGGCCGTGGCCGCCTGTCCTACGAACGCGCCGAGTACCTGTTCAAGCAGGCCACCAAATCCCTGGACCCGACCGGCGACGGCCACACCCTCCGCAGCCTCAGATCCCGCCCCTGA
- a CDS encoding YciI family protein: MRYLMTSLPSDTAREPDEKLHAEVGAFVEELTAAGVLLATGGLDSPTMTTSRNGEFTVTDGPFAEAKEVAVSFALVDVRSKEEAIEISRRFFQIVGDGTGYIQQVL; encoded by the coding sequence ATGCGCTACCTGATGACGAGCCTGCCCTCCGACACCGCCCGCGAGCCCGACGAGAAGCTGCACGCCGAGGTCGGCGCGTTCGTCGAGGAGCTGACCGCGGCCGGCGTGCTGCTGGCCACCGGCGGGCTGGACAGCCCCACCATGACGACCTCCCGGAACGGCGAGTTCACCGTGACGGACGGACCGTTCGCCGAGGCCAAGGAGGTGGCGGTCAGCTTCGCGCTGGTGGACGTGCGGTCCAAGGAGGAGGCGATCGAGATCTCCCGCCGGTTCTTCCAGATCGTCGGCGACGGAACGGGCTACATCCAGCAGGTCCTCTGA
- a CDS encoding DUF998 domain-containing protein: MVSVAVSPRSLSTRSLLTCAVVAAPLWAAVSLAQAFTREGFDLTRHPLSLLSTGSLGWLQIANFIVAGVLTVLGATGLRHAMHGAPGGRWAPRLLRVSGLGMIAAGVLVMDPGAGFPAGTPETTTLSWHGIGHMAAGSISFTALIAACYVLGHHFSRTGHRPHAIASRVAGTALLIGNVWAMTGGPWGSLTLAVGTITAMLWTAATAAHHRSAH; this comes from the coding sequence ATGGTCTCCGTCGCCGTCTCCCCCCGCTCGCTCTCCACCCGTTCCCTGCTCACCTGCGCCGTCGTCGCCGCGCCCCTGTGGGCGGCCGTCTCCCTGGCGCAGGCGTTCACCCGGGAGGGCTTCGACCTGACCCGGCACCCGCTGAGCCTGCTGAGCACGGGTTCCCTGGGCTGGCTGCAGATCGCCAACTTCATCGTCGCCGGAGTGCTGACGGTGCTCGGCGCCACCGGCCTGCGGCACGCCATGCACGGCGCCCCCGGCGGCCGGTGGGCGCCCCGCCTGCTCCGGGTGAGCGGCCTCGGCATGATCGCCGCGGGCGTCCTGGTCATGGACCCCGGTGCCGGCTTCCCCGCCGGAACGCCCGAGACCACGACCCTCAGCTGGCACGGCATCGGCCACATGGCGGCCGGCTCGATCTCGTTCACCGCCCTGATCGCCGCCTGCTACGTCCTGGGCCACCACTTCTCCCGTACCGGCCACCGCCCCCACGCCATCGCCTCCCGCGTCGCCGGCACCGCCCTCCTGATCGGCAACGTCTGGGCCATGACCGGCGGCCCGTGGGGCTCCCTCACCCTCGCCGTCGGCACCATCACCGCCATGCTCTGGACCGCCGCCACCGCCGCCCACCACCGCTCCGCCCACTGA
- a CDS encoding DUF1801 domain-containing protein — MPKYATVQDYVASLPESLRETAEAVLPLIENALPGTGAVWHGHPVWSLGPAPGKSPVCFIKAYKTHIAFGFWKGQSLEDPSGRLTPGTREMATAKLRSPDDIDPDLFTTWLTQARTLTS; from the coding sequence ATGCCCAAGTACGCCACCGTCCAGGACTACGTCGCCTCGCTGCCCGAATCCCTCCGCGAGACCGCCGAGGCCGTCCTCCCCCTCATCGAGAACGCCCTCCCCGGCACCGGCGCCGTCTGGCACGGCCACCCCGTCTGGAGCCTCGGCCCCGCCCCGGGCAAGTCCCCGGTCTGCTTCATCAAGGCATACAAGACCCACATCGCCTTCGGCTTCTGGAAGGGCCAGTCCCTGGAGGACCCGTCCGGCCGCCTCACCCCCGGCACCCGAGAGATGGCCACCGCCAAACTCCGCTCCCCCGACGACATCGACCCGGATCTCTTCACCACCTGGCTCACCCAGGCCCGCACCCTGACCTCCTGA
- a CDS encoding helix-turn-helix domain-containing protein: MANEQSRIAHVLRRLRLARGWSWTEQARHLRRTARELGFARIGAATTSSVQRTIARWESGRTVPSEQYQVLLAHLYGRTNRGEAALGPGSDFAELLAAFAGMGVDPERLEELTADVAAHVTDRGSGPQMFLSDPLRARLATALADPDTIDVEVVADLGAATDAVDRRIGTMPFARLYLAQTAIVDACRRLLAGEQPPPVRDRLSQVAATAYALAARLAFESHDDATAFALYDEAVALAQGAVRARIRTGQAMVTHYATGDVAKARRIADAAAQDVHRDGGPLLRARVHAIRAELAARAGHPRSAHVALHLAEHALDAATGDDPDPDVFSEERLHGFHGVCGIFLGTAAAAEQHLARSAARLTRPRDAVQRAIVLTDQAVARLRTGDPGAPEAAAGLLHACVDLVAATRGRVAALRIRRARLELRPWYNERFVTDLDDHMHTALIGI, from the coding sequence ATGGCGAACGAACAGAGCCGGATCGCGCACGTGTTGCGCCGCCTCAGGCTGGCCCGCGGCTGGTCATGGACCGAGCAGGCCCGGCATCTCCGGCGAACGGCCCGTGAGCTGGGCTTCGCCCGGATCGGCGCGGCGACCACCAGCAGCGTTCAACGGACGATCGCCCGTTGGGAGAGCGGCCGCACCGTTCCGAGCGAGCAGTACCAGGTTCTCCTGGCTCACCTGTACGGCCGCACCAACCGAGGTGAGGCGGCTCTCGGTCCGGGATCGGACTTCGCCGAACTGCTCGCGGCGTTCGCGGGCATGGGCGTCGACCCGGAACGGCTGGAGGAACTGACGGCCGATGTCGCGGCGCACGTCACGGACAGGGGAAGCGGGCCGCAAATGTTCCTCAGCGATCCGCTGCGCGCCCGGCTGGCCACCGCCCTGGCGGATCCGGACACCATCGATGTCGAGGTCGTCGCCGATCTCGGTGCCGCCACCGACGCGGTCGACCGGCGGATCGGCACCATGCCTTTCGCGCGGCTGTACCTCGCTCAGACCGCGATCGTCGATGCCTGTAGGCGGCTGCTGGCCGGCGAGCAACCCCCACCGGTCCGCGACCGGTTGAGCCAGGTCGCGGCCACGGCGTATGCCCTGGCCGCCCGCCTTGCGTTCGAGTCACACGACGACGCCACCGCGTTCGCGTTGTACGACGAGGCGGTGGCGCTCGCGCAGGGCGCGGTCCGTGCCCGCATCCGTACCGGCCAGGCCATGGTCACCCACTACGCGACGGGCGATGTCGCCAAGGCCCGGCGGATCGCCGACGCGGCGGCACAGGACGTCCACCGTGACGGCGGCCCTTTGCTGCGAGCACGTGTACATGCCATCCGGGCCGAACTCGCCGCTCGTGCAGGGCACCCGCGGTCGGCGCACGTCGCGCTCCACCTTGCCGAGCACGCCCTCGACGCGGCGACCGGCGATGACCCCGATCCGGATGTCTTCTCCGAAGAGCGGTTGCACGGCTTCCACGGTGTCTGCGGCATCTTCCTCGGAACGGCCGCCGCTGCCGAACAACACCTGGCCAGATCCGCAGCCCGGCTCACCCGCCCCCGAGACGCGGTCCAGCGCGCCATCGTCCTCACCGACCAGGCCGTGGCCCGTCTTCGTACCGGCGATCCGGGAGCACCGGAGGCCGCTGCTGGTCTGCTGCACGCCTGCGTTGATCTGGTGGCGGCGACCCGGGGGCGGGTGGCGGCGCTGCGGATCCGTCGGGCCCGGCTGGAACTCAGGCCCTGGTACAACGAGCGCTTCGTCACCGACCTCGACGACCACATGCACACCGCTCTCATCGGCATCTGA
- a CDS encoding serine hydrolase domain-containing protein encodes MAEVRGVCDERFESVREMLAATLDGPDVGASVAVYVDGEAVVDLWGGYADAARTVPWERDTIVNVWSTTKTMTALCTLILADRGELDLDAPVAEYWPEFAAAGKGGVLVRHLLSHTAGLPSWDEPTTVEDLYDWPLVTARLAAQAPHWEPGTVAGYHSLTQGFLVGEVVRRVTGRSPGTFFAEEVAGPLGADFHIRLPAEHDHRVAPVIPPPTRSHPTLMRPEDANTTAWRRAEIPAASGFGNARSIGLVQSVLACGGTVRGVRLLSEAGCERALEEQFRGVDRILNTPVRWGMGFRLEGRTCFWGGWGGSLVLSDLDARMTVSFAMNQMLDQSAPGGDRSLAAVLAAYEGLGA; translated from the coding sequence ATGGCTGAGGTCCGCGGGGTCTGCGACGAACGGTTCGAGAGCGTTCGGGAGATGCTGGCGGCCACGCTGGACGGGCCGGACGTGGGCGCTTCCGTGGCGGTGTACGTGGACGGGGAAGCGGTCGTCGACCTGTGGGGCGGGTACGCCGACGCGGCGCGCACCGTTCCCTGGGAGCGGGACACCATCGTCAACGTCTGGTCCACGACCAAGACGATGACGGCCCTGTGCACGCTCATCCTCGCCGATCGCGGCGAACTCGACCTTGATGCGCCCGTGGCCGAGTACTGGCCCGAGTTCGCCGCCGCGGGAAAAGGCGGCGTGCTGGTGCGCCACCTGCTCTCGCACACGGCGGGGCTGCCCTCCTGGGACGAGCCGACGACGGTCGAGGACCTGTACGACTGGCCCCTGGTCACGGCGCGGCTGGCGGCACAGGCCCCGCACTGGGAGCCCGGCACGGTGGCCGGATACCACTCGCTCACCCAGGGCTTCCTGGTGGGCGAGGTCGTCCGCCGTGTGACCGGCCGGAGCCCGGGCACGTTCTTCGCCGAGGAGGTGGCCGGACCGCTGGGCGCCGACTTCCACATTAGGCTGCCCGCCGAGCACGACCACCGCGTCGCCCCCGTCATCCCTCCCCCCACCCGGTCGCACCCCACCCTGATGCGCCCCGAAGACGCCAACACCACGGCCTGGCGGCGTGCGGAGATACCCGCCGCGAGCGGGTTCGGCAACGCCCGCTCGATCGGCCTCGTGCAGTCCGTTCTGGCGTGCGGCGGAACGGTGCGGGGCGTACGGCTGCTGTCGGAGGCCGGTTGCGAGCGGGCCTTGGAGGAGCAGTTCCGCGGCGTGGACCGCATCCTGAACACGCCGGTCCGTTGGGGGATGGGCTTCCGCCTGGAGGGCCGCACCTGTTTTTGGGGCGGCTGGGGAGGATCCCTGGTCCTGTCCGACCTCGACGCCCGCATGACGGTCTCGTTCGCGATGAACCAGATGCTCGACCAGAGCGCCCCGGGCGGCGACCGCTCTCTCGCCGCCGTCCTGGCCGCCTACGAAGGGCTCGGCGCCTGA